A genomic segment from Nicotiana sylvestris chromosome 1, ASM39365v2, whole genome shotgun sequence encodes:
- the LOC138872605 gene encoding uncharacterized protein: MNDLEIEEQYLWTFMSDKQKGFLEAFEIVLPDVSHRFCVRHLHTNFKRAGYNGMALKNALWKAASATTIDSEWSRSHFSSLPKCDILLNNLCEVFNKFILDARDKPILKLLETIRHLLMARINSNREKAEKWNLGDICPTIKKALAKTMKDAASYIPKKSNTWNYEVIGPMEGDTWVVDLYNKTCGRKKWELSGIPCKHAISAIWLKKDEVLDYVDDCYKVETYRKIYEVSILPMNGPDLWPKSQNSSPLPPSYLKKKKKERKQKTKKERRR, from the exons ATGAATGATCTTGAAATTGAAGAGCAATACTTGTGGACTTTTATGTCAGATAAACAAAAAGGATTCCTTGAAGCTTTTGAAATAGTGTTGCCCGATGTTTCTCATAGATTTTGTGTGCGACATTTGCATACCAATTTCAAGAGAGCTGGGTATAATGGCATGGCTTTAAAAAATGCTCTTTGGAAGGCAGCTTCAGCAACAACTATTGACAG TGAATGGTCAAGATCACATTTCTCTTCGCTTCCCAAGTGTGATATTCTGTTGAATAACTTGTGTGAGGTATTTAATAAGTTTATTCTTGATGCGAGAGATAAACCAATTCTAAAACTTTTAGAGACCATTAGGCACTTGCTCATGGCCAGAATTAATTCAAATAGAGAGAAAGCTGAAAAATGGAATTTGGGGGACATATGTCCTACTATCAAGAAGGCGTTGGCCAAAACTATGAAGGATGCTGCTAGTTATATTCCTAAAAAGTCAAACACATGGAATTATGAAGTCATTGGACCTATGGAAGGTGACACATGGGTTGTTGACTTATATAACAAAACATGCGGCCGTAAGAAATGGGAACTTTCAGGAATTCCTTGTAAGCATGCTATATCAGCTATTTGGTTGAAAAAGGATGAGGTTCTAGACTATGTTGATGATTGCTACAAGGTCGAAACATATAGAAAAATTTATGAAGTTTCCATATTGCCTATGAATGGCCCTGATTTATGGCCTAAGTCACAGAATTCTTCACCATTGCCACCTTCttacttgaagaagaagaagaaagagagaaaacaaaaaactaagaaggaaagaagaagatga